The Bacteroidales bacterium genome contains the following window.
GGGATGGCACCTTTAAAGGAAATGCTCTTCCTATGGATTCGTATCATTATGTGATCCGGCTAAGACCAGAAAATGAACCAATCAAAGGCACTATAACAATAGTACGATGAAATCCATGAAAAACTATGGCATCCTCGCCGGAATACTGCCGGTGATAGCCCTGTGTACCCTGCAAATGGCACATGGCCAGCAGCAGCCTGTTTTCAGCCAGTATCCGTTGAACAAGTTTCTCTATAATCCTGCGCTGGCAGGTGTTGACGGAATTACCACCATCGGACTCACTGCCCGCCAGCAATGGTCAGGCTTGCCCGACCCTCCCAGCACGTTTGCCTTTACCGCTCAGACCCGCGTGCTGGAAGACAGCTACATCATGCGGTTGCTCACTGCCAGAAAGAATCCCGAAAAAGCTTCCCGCAGGGGAAGAATCGGCCTGGGAGTAAATGTATACAGCGACCACAATGGAGCCATCAGCCGCTCAGGGTTCCAGCTTACCTATGCCTACCACATCAACTGGAACGACAAGGCACAGCTCTCTTTTGGCCTGTCAGCGGCCGGATTTCAGTTCAAACTCAACGACAAGGATGCCGTCATCCTCGATTCCGATGATCCCCTTCTGCTCAATAACCGCCACAGCTTCTTTGTGCCTGATTTCAATTTCGGCACCTATCTGCTTACCGACCAGTTCTACGCAGGAATAGGAATATCAGACCTGCTGGGATCTTACCTGAAACTGGGGAGGTATAAATTCGAAAACTACCGCACGCTCAGACACTATTATATCATGAGCGGATACAGGTTTTATGCCGGTGACAATTTCCGCATCGAACCTTCGTTCCTTCTGCGCACAACAAGGGAAGAAATTCAGTGCGACTTCAACCTCACGGGCACCTACCTGAAAACATATTGGCTGGGGTTATCGTACCGTACAGGAAATACATATGTCTTTATGGGAGGGCTGAATATCCAGAATTTCTTTCTGGGGTATGCCTATGACGCCGGAGGAGGGTATATCAAGCGGTATACCACCGGTTCGCATGAACTCATGTTTGGCATGCGGTTCGGGGAATCCAGCATACGCCGTATGCGCTGGCTGAGAAAAGACGTTAAGTCGTTTGAAGACAGGTAGATTTTTCTTTTCACCCTCTTTTCTGTTGGAGGGTTAGCCCTGAAAGCCCGTGGATGCTATGGTGGAATAATTTCTGCGGGGTTTATAGGCATTCCACCATAGCCCCTTATCCAATTTGTTTAAGGATTAAGAATAGAACGTAAAAAACGTACAATATTTACCGAAATGTTATTTACATTTTGTAAACTGCAAATTGTAAAATACAATCTGAAAAACAGAAATAGAAAAACCTTCAACCCCTTTCTTAG
Protein-coding sequences here:
- a CDS encoding type IX secretion system membrane protein PorP/SprF, which encodes MKSMKNYGILAGILPVIALCTLQMAHGQQQPVFSQYPLNKFLYNPALAGVDGITTIGLTARQQWSGLPDPPSTFAFTAQTRVLEDSYIMRLLTARKNPEKASRRGRIGLGVNVYSDHNGAISRSGFQLTYAYHINWNDKAQLSFGLSAAGFQFKLNDKDAVILDSDDPLLLNNRHSFFVPDFNFGTYLLTDQFYAGIGISDLLGSYLKLGRYKFENYRTLRHYYIMSGYRFYAGDNFRIEPSFLLRTTREEIQCDFNLTGTYLKTYWLGLSYRTGNTYVFMGGLNIQNFFLGYAYDAGGGYIKRYTTGSHELMFGMRFGESSIRRMRWLRKDVKSFEDR